Within Butyrivibrio fibrisolvens, the genomic segment CACAGAGATAGGAGCAGTTCATGGCCTTGGAAGTGGCATGTTCGCTGCGATCATCGCTATCAATATCATATCCAGGGAAGAGGATGGACATACAGGAGAGTTCATCTTCTCAATGCCCCTGTCAAGAACCAAAGTCCTTACAGCCAAGGCTATATGCGTGTTTATAATGCTTATAGTATTCACTATAGTATGTACAGTCTGCTATGTTGTAGGATTTAACATACTTGGCGAAGAGATGCCCATGGATCAGTTCATGACTTTTATGTGCAGGCAGTTTGTTATGAATCTGGAAGTTGCCGGTATATGTTTTGGATTGTCATCTCTTGCAGGTAAGAACAGGATGGGACTTGGCCTTGGACTTGCACTTTTGTTCTACGCATATGACGTAATGGGAAGAGTAATTCCTGATCTTAAGGATTATCTCTTCGTAGGACCATATTCTTATGCCAATGCAGCAGAGATCTTTACAGGAGAGGATACTCCTGTAAAGGCGCTGATACTGGCAGTTTTGATTCTTGTGATCGGTGTAGCTTTTGGCTTTTATAATTTCAATAGAAGGGATCTTGCGAGCTGACGGATATTTTTATATATTTAACTCAGACTTCCCACTTGGAAGGTGTAGTATTTAATTCTTACCTTTAAGTTTGCAGATCCCCTGAGTCATGGTTCCCATAGGGCAGAAGGTGCACCAGGTCCTTGGTCTGTAGAGTATCATGACGATAAGACCTATCAGAGTCGAAGTCAGCATGAGACTGTAGAACCCATACGAGAACTGAGTGATCCACGCAGGGACACCGGTAACAGTATAAGCCCAGTTCCAAGGAAGCTTGAAAGTCCAGAACAGTTTAACAACTGTGCGCAGCGAAGCACTTCCTGCAAACACAAGATAGGTCTGATATACCATATTTCCAAACATTGTCAGGAAAAAGATAAGAAAGCCATATCTGAATACTTTGCCATACATCCAGGAGGGTGCGACCTTCCTGGATTTTATTTTTAGAAGTTTTGGGAGTGTTGCAAAGAGCCTGCCTCGTCCGCAGTATCTGTTACAAAAAGCTTTGCCGCCTCCCAAAGATGCAATGAAGATAGGAACTACAAAATCTATCATGCCTAGCCACGCGAACAAAATGTTAAAAAAGCCAAGTGAAAAATATATGATTGGCCATATCCAAAGGTAATCGTACCATTTCTTTTTCTTTTGCTTCATAAAAAACCTCATTTCTATAATTCGTAATAATTCCAAACAGGTATCTTTGAGTCTAACCTTGTGTCAGGCCGGCTTCCTGTCACTGACTGTGATGCATCCGGCAGGGCATATTCCGGCGCATCTGCCGCAGCCGACGCATATGGAAGGGTCAACTTTCATGAAGCGGCCACCTTCGGAACTAATGGCTGACATGGGGCACTCCTGGAAGCATGCCCCGCAGCAGACACATATGTCTTTGTTAATACTTGCAACTTTCTTTGAATTCATAGTCTCTTTTCCTTTGTAAAAAAATATGCTTGCTTATCGATAGTGATAATGTTAGTATATGTGGTATAAAAATATATCAAGTACGCAGAATATACATACGTGGTATTAAAAAACTGAGTGACGTGTGTTCCGCCAAGTTGAACCATTAGTCACTCGTGACATGAGGTTATTTATGAAAGGAAAAAACAAAGAAGAATCAATAGTTAAAGAAAAAAAGATTATTACAAAAGAGATTACAAAGTCGAAAAAATCGGCGGCAAAAAAGCAGGTAAATTCGAAAGCTGCAATTGAAAACGAATCATCTAAATCAAAAAAGGCAGCAGCAAAAGCTGATTCAGCCAAAGACCGTGAACCACTCTGCGAAGATCTGGCGGGTAAGAATTGCGGCCTAAAGAAAGTGCTGGACATCATAGGTGGCAAGTGGAAGATAATGATCCTCTGCGTTATAGACAAGGAAGGCACCGTTAGATATGGAGATCTTAGCAGGAGAGTGTTCGGCATCACTAATACCATGCTGGCCAATTCACTTAAAGAGATGGAAGCAGATGGGCTTGTTGAGAGGAAGCAGTACATGGAGATGCCTGTCCGGGTAGAATATTCACTTACTCAGAAAGCTGAGAGCATCATCCCGATCCTACTTCAGCTCAAAAGATGGGGTGAAGAGAATCTTCCCGATGACCAGGAAGAAAGTAAGTAGACATATATAACAGAAAAGTAATAAGAATCATAAGACTGGGAAAATAAGTATGTAGATAAGACTGACGAAAAAGTGATTCTATAAAACCGAATTCATCGAAGGCATACTAAAAAAAAAAAATGAAGAAATACAAAAAATATCTTATTGATATATTTGGTAATAAAGGAGAAAGCAAACTATGGAAAGAAAAGAACTTGCAGTAGAACTTAAACACAATGGACACAATTGTGCCCAGGCAGTATTGTGCGCATTCGAGGATGAACTTCAGATGTCCAAAGACGACCTTAAGAAGATGGGCGCAGCCTTTGGCGTAGGAATGGGATGTATGGAAGGAACCTGCGGTGCTCTAATCGCAGCTCAGATGGTCATGGGACTTAAGAAGTATGAAGGCGCACCTGTATTAAGAGATGCAGCCGGAATATTGAAAGAGTTCGAGAATAAGTGCGGCGCCACCATCTGCAAAGATCTAAAAGGCAGAGACACTGGCGTTGTCATCTGCGAATGTGATGACTGCGTAAGACATGCGGTAGAAGTTGTAGAAGGTCAGATGTGATGAACTGGAGAAAGAGGATGAGTCTGAAACTGATAAAACTAACAAAGGATTACGAGAAACAGTGCAGAGATACTGGATTTCACTGAGTTAATTATATAAATTAAGGCAATACTCATATTTTCCTTTGTAGTTGAGGAAGGTTGTGGAAAGTTGTGGAAGGAAAATAAAGTTGTGGAAGGTTGTGGAGAGTTGTGGAAGAAAAATAAAGTTGTGGAGAGTTGTGGAAGAATGAGTTATAATTAGATTAGAACTTGTGATTTAAGGAGTATTTGTATGAAATTTGAAGAAATCAAAAATCCATATACACTTCAATTTAGTTATATACCTCCTCAATTTATAGAGAGATCTATCATAACTAATGAAATAATCAACAACTTCATAAGGGAAGTGCCGACTTTTCGAGGCATGTTCATCACAGGGGTTAGAGGATCCGGCAAAACAGTTCTGATGGGAGATGTGCGCAACAAAATAGGGAAACTGGATGATTGGATAACTATCGATATCAACCCTGAGAGTAACCTTTTGGATTCTCTTGCAAGGGGCCTGTATATTATTCCTGAAATAAAGGCACTTTTTGTAAAAGCAAAGCTCGATTTCTCAGTTCTGGGGATAGGAGTACATATTGAGAATGCTGAGCTGGTGGCATCTAATGAAGAGGATGCTCTCAAGATGATGCTTGGAATTCTAAAGAAGGCTAAAAAGAAAATTCTGGTCACAATAGATGAGATCACATATAGCACTGATGTTGCCCGTTTTTCACATGCTATGTCATCTTATGCAAGTGCTGATTATGATATCTATGTCCTTATGACAGGACTGATTGAGAACATCAAGGCTATAAAAAATCAAAAGTCGCTTACTTTTTTGTATAGAGCCAAAGCCAGAGAATTAGACAATCTGAATATCACAGCTATCTGTGCTGATTATCAGAAAGTTCTCGCCCTTGATAGAGAGACTGCTGAGGCACTGGCTTTTTGTACCAAGGGATATTCACTGGCATTTCAGGCGCTGGGATATCACTACTGGAACGCCCTTTCAAGATATGGTGCAGGCAAGTTCGATATAGATGATGTATATCGGGAGCTTGATATTACGCTTTCTGAACTGTCTTATGAGAAAATATGGGATGAGCTATCTGAAACAGACAGAAAAGTCTTAGCGGCGATAGATACCATCTGTAAAAAGAATAATACCGATGCTGCAAAGGTTGAAGATATAAGAAAACATATAGATATGACATCTAATACATTTGCCACCTACCGCACCAGACTTATTGATAGCGGAATAGTAGATGGGAAAAAATATGGATTTCTTTCTTTAAAACTTCCGCG encodes:
- a CDS encoding C-GCAxxG-C-C family protein, which produces MERKELAVELKHNGHNCAQAVLCAFEDELQMSKDDLKKMGAAFGVGMGCMEGTCGALIAAQMVMGLKKYEGAPVLRDAAGILKEFENKCGATICKDLKGRDTGVVICECDDCVRHAVEVVEGQM
- a CDS encoding ABC transporter permease subunit, with the translated sequence MKAVLKRELLLNIKSMLIWSLSVGILGLTCILLYSSMEGEMKDMADAFSNMGAFSDAFGMSTLSIASLKGYFATEIGAVHGLGSGMFAAIIAINIISREEDGHTGEFIFSMPLSRTKVLTAKAICVFIMLIVFTIVCTVCYVVGFNILGEEMPMDQFMTFMCRQFVMNLEVAGICFGLSSLAGKNRMGLGLGLALLFYAYDVMGRVIPDLKDYLFVGPYSYANAAEIFTGEDTPVKALILAVLILVIGVAFGFYNFNRRDLAS
- a CDS encoding helix-turn-helix domain-containing protein; the encoded protein is MRLFMKGKNKEESIVKEKKIITKEITKSKKSAAKKQVNSKAAIENESSKSKKAAAKADSAKDREPLCEDLAGKNCGLKKVLDIIGGKWKIMILCVIDKEGTVRYGDLSRRVFGITNTMLANSLKEMEADGLVERKQYMEMPVRVEYSLTQKAESIIPILLQLKRWGEENLPDDQEESK
- a CDS encoding ATP-binding protein; this translates as MKFEEIKNPYTLQFSYIPPQFIERSIITNEIINNFIREVPTFRGMFITGVRGSGKTVLMGDVRNKIGKLDDWITIDINPESNLLDSLARGLYIIPEIKALFVKAKLDFSVLGIGVHIENAELVASNEEDALKMMLGILKKAKKKILVTIDEITYSTDVARFSHAMSSYASADYDIYVLMTGLIENIKAIKNQKSLTFLYRAKARELDNLNITAICADYQKVLALDRETAEALAFCTKGYSLAFQALGYHYWNALSRYGAGKFDIDDVYRELDITLSELSYEKIWDELSETDRKVLAAIDTICKKNNTDAAKVEDIRKHIDMTSNTFATYRTRLIDSGIVDGKKYGFLSLKLPRFGEFIRFNTY
- a CDS encoding 4Fe-4S binding protein, whose translation is MNSKKVASINKDICVCCGACFQECPMSAISSEGGRFMKVDPSICVGCGRCAGICPAGCITVSDRKPA
- a CDS encoding 4Fe-4S binding protein; this encodes MKQKKKKWYDYLWIWPIIYFSLGFFNILFAWLGMIDFVVPIFIASLGGGKAFCNRYCGRGRLFATLPKLLKIKSRKVAPSWMYGKVFRYGFLIFFLTMFGNMVYQTYLVFAGSASLRTVVKLFWTFKLPWNWAYTVTGVPAWITQFSYGFYSLMLTSTLIGLIVMILYRPRTWCTFCPMGTMTQGICKLKGKN